A genome region from Thalassotalea euphylliae includes the following:
- a CDS encoding PEP-CTERM sorting domain-containing protein (PEP-CTERM proteins occur, often in large numbers, in the proteomes of bacteria that also encode an exosortase, a predicted intramembrane cysteine proteinase. The presence of a PEP-CTERM domain at a protein's C-terminus predicts cleavage within the sorting domain, followed by covalent anchoring to some some component of the (usually Gram-negative) cell surface. Many PEP-CTERM proteins exhibit an unusual sequence composition that includes large numbers of potential glycosylation sites. Expression of one such protein has been shown restore the ability of a bacterium to form floc, a type of biofilm.) produces MNKKISLIIAAVMLMLISATSQAKIMQDIIVDNVVAEPGNLFGIADGFSGVVGSITYNPSNLDPNGFGDISTAIDSDFFFEVTFGAFTFSSLDDVDPLGPLAFLADPTELLGGIDILEAFLESGGLSLEFGPGFVAGEDVNGIAFTGDISFGQAIPEPAMAALFLSALAMLRIRRRAQ; encoded by the coding sequence ATGAATAAAAAAATCTCTCTAATAATTGCTGCCGTTATGTTGATGCTTATCAGCGCAACAAGCCAAGCCAAAATTATGCAAGATATTATTGTTGATAACGTAGTTGCTGAACCTGGCAATTTGTTTGGTATCGCAGATGGTTTTTCTGGTGTTGTCGGCTCAATAACTTATAACCCATCAAACTTAGATCCGAATGGATTTGGTGATATTTCAACGGCAATCGACAGTGACTTTTTCTTCGAAGTCACCTTTGGTGCTTTCACTTTTAGTTCACTAGATGACGTTGACCCTTTGGGGCCGCTCGCATTTCTTGCTGATCCAACTGAGTTACTTGGCGGTATTGATATTTTAGAAGCCTTCCTAGAATCAGGCGGCCTTAGTCTAGAGTTTGGTCCAGGTTTTGTCGCAGGTGAAGATGTTAATGGCATTGCATTTACTGGCGATATTAGTTTTGGACAAGCTATTCCTGAGCCAGCAATGGCTGCCCTATTCTTATCTGCATTAGCAATGTTGAGAATACGTCGCCGCGCGCAATAA